From a region of the Leishmania major strain Friedlin complete genome, chromosome 32 genome:
- a CDS encoding putative dynein light intermediate chain: MPGSPVDRKPEASRNSVQKGAAEHPQPPRRPSKTASEEGAESPLRQSQELSEAPTTAATGTSASIVIDPTKDLWQNITRNVKDANVEQTETSLVVVGASGSGKTTLLHRIYTSFQSNSSGSGPKRVKATTALDYSFARRSERNVAPVAHFWEIAQGTQFSQLLDIVVTPENVHAVVAAVVVDASEEGLPVAWETATYWLRRLDQRVSDISQRMKAKGSTTPAKILTRAQKAIGLDHPDLKRMRLSGVPTVLVINKIDAFRRDMQQLKFLCRSMRYLAHLYGAHVVFTSEQESVRWRALMNFTLFQAPFDPKYLQTDPERSAVLLTVDRDSFLDIGDPDVSRLGGSASTGDAELDRWKAPFDEAFPPKKLNEEGKVVDDPFIRRLYDTSEGGFGDPVIDALRKQKDEELEQYRKKSSSAANASKAK, from the coding sequence ATGCCCGGCTCACCGGTGGATAGAAAGCCTGAGGCCTCGAGAAACAGTGTGCAGAAGGGTGCCGCTGAGCatccgcagccgccgcgcaggccTTCAAAGACGGCGTCTGAAGAAGGCGCCGAGTCGCCCCTGCGGCAGTCGCAGGAGCTCTCCGAGGCCCCgaccactgccgccaccggcaccagTGCGAGCATTGTCATCGATCCCACAAAGGATCTCTGGCAGAACATCACGCGAAATGTCAAGGACGCTAACGTCGAGCAGACAGAGACGAGCCTGGTCGTGGTCGGAGCCTCTGGTAGCGGCAAGACGACTCTTCTCCACCGCATCTATACCTCTTTCCAGAGCAACTCGAGTGGGTCTGGCCCTAAGAGGGTAaaggcgacgacggcacTGGACTACAGCTTCGCCCGCCGATCGGAGCGCAACGTGGCGCCCGTAGCACACTTCTGGGAGATCGCGCAAGGGACGCAGTtctcgcagctgctggacaTTGTGGTGACGCCGGAGAACGTTCacgccgtggtggcggcggtggtggtggacgcGAGTGAAGAAGGACTGCCGGTTGCGTGGGAAACAGCCACGTACTGGTTGCGCCGGCTCGACCAGCGCGTCAGCGATATTTCGCAGCGCATGAAGGCGAAGGGGTCAACCACGCCAGCGAAAATCCTGACCCGCGCGCAGAAGGCTATCGGGCTCGACCATCCAGACCTGAAGCGCATGCGACTCAGCGGGGTGCCGACGGTGCTTGTCATCAACAAGATCGACGCATTCCGTCGCGACATGCAGCAGCTGAAATTCCTGTGCCGTAGCATGCGCTACCTCGCCCACCTGTACGGCGCCCACGTCGTCTTCACCAGCGAGCAGGAGAGCGTGCGATGGCGCGCGCTGATGAACTTCACGCTCTTTCAAGCCCCCTTCGACCCCAAGTACTTGCAGACAGATCCAGAGCGGAGTGCCGTGTTGCTGACGGTCGACCGCGACAGTTTCTTGGACATTGGCGACCCCGATGTGAGTCGgcttggcggcagcgccagtaCCGGCGACGCGGAGCTGGATCGATGGAAGGCGCCCTTTGACGAGGCGTTTCCGCCAAAGAAGCTGAACGAGGAGGGCAAGGTAGTGGACGATCCTTTCATCCGCCGCCTGTACGACACGTCGGAGGGCGGCTTCGGCGATCCGGTGATCGACGCCCTGCGCAAGCAGAAGGAtgaggagctggagcagtaccgcaagaagagcagcagcgctgccaacGCCAGCAAGGCCAAgtga